From a region of the Aeoliella mucimassa genome:
- a CDS encoding asparagine synthase-related protein, with translation MWVDGYATFPNDARETNVADYILCKYEQDSAIPIRDLEGSFVVAVHDARQHRILIYRNLAGAINLFFASTNNGLLYSTNLARLLKLFPRVGDLNESLLPVFFLYRCIPGRETLFKEVTRLMPGELLEFTDGRITTRQATSFDDYRGQVPLHGNLLEQINDTIGAAVSSCYRAAPSSAVLLSGGVDSTLLQSHFNLQLDEQRPSISYCATLDHPRTIGELAYAHSAADLLGVTLRPVQIERPYLEYLDYAISSTGETPNHVQAAYFPAVAQAMSEDGLMTGITGEAADGLFGVATQDQLHRAAMIRSLLPTQGRWLAEKLAHVGLIRTKWRSILELADRLDDFTYLHHPTNLQAMFAHLDSVIRCFGEQCVINAMSYRLSIVERNGLNHSHVERLHGANLLTSSINSATYWNTLTETRGISLYSPFLDSRMIRLAMSIADEIKFQYRKPKQLLKQALAVRTHKALAYRKKLSFGQPIFEWLGRTGQLNTALEEVEDYSFIDKRTYNEARDAPNWFLYNVLCFDRLSKHVKHAVRE, from the coding sequence GTGTGGGTTGACGGGTATGCTACTTTCCCCAATGATGCTCGAGAAACAAATGTAGCAGATTATATCCTCTGTAAATATGAACAAGATAGCGCCATTCCGATTCGAGATCTGGAAGGATCCTTCGTAGTTGCTGTACACGATGCACGGCAACACAGAATTCTCATCTATCGAAACTTGGCGGGTGCCATCAATCTATTCTTTGCATCGACAAACAATGGACTCTTATATTCAACCAATCTGGCTCGACTCCTGAAACTCTTTCCACGAGTAGGCGACTTAAATGAGAGCTTGCTTCCTGTCTTCTTTCTCTACCGATGTATTCCTGGCAGAGAGACTCTGTTCAAAGAAGTTACTCGATTGATGCCGGGTGAGTTGCTCGAATTCACTGACGGGCGGATCACCACCCGACAGGCGACTAGTTTCGATGACTATCGTGGACAAGTCCCCCTCCATGGCAACCTATTGGAACAAATCAACGACACCATCGGGGCAGCCGTTAGCAGCTGCTATCGTGCAGCTCCTAGTTCTGCAGTACTTCTCTCCGGTGGTGTCGATAGCACGTTACTACAAAGTCATTTCAACTTGCAATTAGATGAGCAACGGCCATCGATTAGCTACTGCGCGACACTCGATCATCCTCGAACCATCGGCGAGTTGGCCTATGCTCACAGTGCAGCCGATTTACTCGGGGTAACATTACGGCCAGTCCAGATAGAACGGCCTTACCTTGAATATCTTGACTATGCAATCAGCAGCACTGGAGAAACTCCCAATCATGTGCAGGCCGCCTATTTCCCCGCTGTTGCACAGGCAATGAGTGAAGACGGTTTGATGACGGGAATTACTGGAGAGGCTGCGGATGGCTTGTTTGGCGTCGCTACTCAGGATCAACTTCATCGCGCAGCGATGATTCGTTCACTCTTACCTACTCAGGGCCGCTGGCTTGCAGAGAAACTAGCACACGTTGGTCTCATTCGCACAAAGTGGAGATCAATATTAGAACTGGCAGACAGGCTCGACGATTTCACTTACTTGCATCATCCAACGAACCTACAAGCAATGTTCGCCCATCTAGATTCGGTCATACGTTGCTTCGGCGAACAATGCGTTATCAATGCCATGTCCTACCGACTCTCAATTGTTGAGAGAAACGGCCTAAACCATAGCCATGTAGAACGATTGCATGGTGCAAATCTCTTGACGAGCAGTATCAACTCTGCCACCTACTGGAATACGCTCACTGAAACAAGAGGCATTTCCCTTTACAGTCCATTCTTGGATTCCCGAATGATTCGCCTTGCTATGTCCATAGCGGATGAAATCAAGTTCCAATACCGCAAACCGAAACAACTACTAAAACAGGCTTTAGCAGTACGCACTCACAAAGCACTTGCCTATCGAAAGAAATTGAGTTTCGGACAGCCTATATTCGAGTGGTTGGGACGGACTGGTCAATTAAATACAGCACTTGAAGAAGTCGAAGATTATTCATTCATTGATAAACGGACCTATAACGAGGCAAGGGACGCGCCCAATTGGTTCCTCTATAACGTGCTGTGCTTTGATCGCTTAAGTAAGCATGTAAAGCATGCCGTTCGTGAGTGA
- a CDS encoding lipopolysaccharide biosynthesis protein — protein sequence MPAPKVRSFLSNAAMYGIGTILLQAASLVLLPLYLNYLTPEEYGVLEILNQVGTFVVIGLMANGLRMATLTFYQQARNAREEQAVSSTTIVCVTSLILIGCLLSFASAPPLAQWLGLQQSSILVLGVITVLLEAIIIVPMALMQARIESVRFVSVSLAMFLFRVGLTIVLVSVMGLGLWGILIGRSLVAVLFGGYLNWRELRLSKLQFSWDITRQITAFALPFLPGGLLAFFINSGDRFYLIRYAGEYEVGVYSLSYKMAMAVGTFAFIPLYKVWSAQMYDAATKPDAPEHFGKVFTYFITSLISLGLAVTLFAENLINALGGNDYVDAVEVLPLLVMAIVLMSASNLMDSGLYITRTTKYKPLIFAWTGIVIFLGYSLLIPNHGATGAAWATLIGFAAHVGLTWIISQKLFYVKYEHLRVGLLLVSSAGCWWLSHELETWKYPELARLLLYLTWLALVYSCATRSERKWITNNIRRIALIGWKPKLEVSPTTSID from the coding sequence ATGCCTGCCCCCAAAGTACGCTCGTTTCTTTCTAATGCTGCGATGTACGGTATTGGTACGATTCTACTGCAAGCAGCATCCTTGGTGCTGCTGCCACTGTACCTCAATTACCTCACTCCAGAAGAGTACGGAGTCCTGGAGATACTCAACCAAGTAGGAACGTTTGTGGTTATCGGACTAATGGCAAACGGCCTGCGAATGGCCACCTTAACTTTTTATCAGCAAGCACGCAACGCTCGGGAAGAACAAGCGGTATCCAGTACGACCATCGTCTGTGTTACCAGTTTGATCCTAATTGGCTGCCTTCTCTCATTCGCGAGTGCACCACCACTAGCACAATGGCTAGGACTCCAACAAAGTAGCATTCTCGTCTTAGGAGTTATTACAGTACTACTCGAAGCAATCATCATCGTACCAATGGCCCTTATGCAAGCAAGAATCGAGTCCGTACGATTTGTGTCGGTCTCACTTGCAATGTTTTTGTTTCGCGTCGGTCTAACAATCGTTCTGGTGAGTGTAATGGGGCTTGGGCTTTGGGGAATTTTGATTGGGCGGTCGTTAGTCGCTGTTCTATTTGGTGGATACCTGAACTGGCGCGAACTTCGATTGTCAAAGCTGCAGTTCAGCTGGGATATCACTCGACAGATCACCGCATTTGCATTGCCATTTCTCCCAGGCGGCCTGCTAGCATTCTTCATCAATAGCGGCGACCGATTCTATCTCATTCGATACGCTGGCGAATACGAAGTAGGTGTTTATAGCCTCTCTTACAAAATGGCAATGGCCGTAGGTACGTTTGCCTTTATACCACTCTACAAAGTGTGGAGTGCACAAATGTACGACGCAGCGACAAAACCAGATGCACCTGAACACTTCGGAAAGGTTTTCACCTACTTTATCACCAGCCTTATATCGCTTGGACTCGCAGTTACGCTATTTGCCGAGAACCTAATAAACGCATTAGGCGGAAATGATTATGTTGATGCAGTTGAAGTACTACCTCTGCTTGTAATGGCGATCGTGCTCATGTCAGCATCTAACCTGATGGATTCCGGGCTCTATATTACTCGGACAACCAAATACAAACCGCTGATCTTTGCATGGACTGGAATTGTGATCTTCTTGGGCTACAGTCTATTGATTCCCAATCACGGAGCAACGGGGGCCGCCTGGGCAACTCTCATCGGATTTGCTGCCCACGTTGGGCTTACTTGGATTATTAGCCAGAAACTGTTCTACGTTAAATACGAGCATCTCCGGGTTGGACTACTATTGGTATCGTCCGCGGGTTGCTGGTGGCTAAGCCATGAACTAGAGACCTGGAAGTACCCTGAACTCGCTCGACTGCTACTTTATCTCACCTGGTTGGCACTAGTTTACTCGTGTGCGACACGCTCCGAACGCAAGTGGATCACTAACAATATCCGAAGAATAGCATTGATCGGCTGGAAACCTAAACTGGAAGTCTCACCAACAACTTCTATTGATTAG
- a CDS encoding nucleotide sugar dehydrogenase, which translates to MYDLFGETMNTLAKKIENQSALVGIVGLGYVGLPLAHAFIEAGYRVMGFDLDTYKIKQLRDGKCYIGHLSSEWINECVQSEKFTPTDNMDQLCEPDAILICVPTPLSESRDPDLSYVESTTREIASRLRSQQLVVLESTTYPGTTRDVMLPILEQSGLKAGEDFFLAYSPEREDPGNPDFSASRIPKVVGGYDPASLEFAVKLYGHAVSEVVPVSSCEIAEACKIVENTYRAVNIAMVNELKRIFDRLDIDVWDVINAAKTKPFGFQAFYPGPGLGGHCIPIDPFYLSWVARKHDLPTRFIELAGEINTSMPEYVIDKTIAALNDYRKPVKGSKICILGIAYKRDVDDPRESPAFELLELLAERGADLSYHDPHVPTLPRMRNYDVPDMSSSSLTDGFLAQQDCVIIVTDHSSVDYEHLVKHTDLIVDTRNALAGVEVAGARIVKA; encoded by the coding sequence TTGTATGATCTCTTTGGGGAAACCATGAACACCTTAGCGAAGAAGATAGAAAACCAATCGGCACTCGTCGGAATAGTTGGACTAGGCTACGTTGGACTGCCTCTGGCACATGCCTTTATCGAGGCAGGTTATCGGGTCATGGGGTTTGACTTAGATACATACAAGATTAAGCAACTACGCGATGGCAAATGCTACATTGGGCACCTCTCGTCAGAGTGGATCAACGAGTGTGTTCAATCCGAGAAGTTCACTCCTACGGACAACATGGATCAACTATGCGAGCCAGATGCAATACTCATCTGCGTGCCAACTCCGCTTTCAGAAAGCCGTGATCCCGACCTGTCTTACGTAGAATCGACCACCAGAGAGATTGCAAGTCGACTTCGCTCTCAACAACTTGTGGTACTGGAAAGCACCACTTATCCAGGCACAACACGAGATGTAATGTTGCCGATCCTCGAACAGTCAGGGCTCAAGGCAGGAGAAGACTTCTTTTTAGCCTACAGCCCTGAACGCGAAGATCCCGGCAACCCAGACTTTAGCGCCAGTCGGATCCCCAAGGTGGTTGGAGGTTACGACCCTGCGAGTCTCGAATTTGCCGTAAAACTATATGGGCACGCTGTTTCCGAAGTCGTACCTGTCTCTAGCTGTGAGATTGCTGAAGCATGCAAGATTGTTGAAAACACCTATCGTGCAGTCAATATTGCGATGGTAAATGAACTTAAACGCATCTTTGATCGATTGGACATTGACGTTTGGGATGTTATCAATGCAGCAAAGACCAAACCATTTGGGTTCCAAGCATTTTATCCAGGACCAGGTTTGGGAGGACACTGCATTCCCATTGATCCTTTCTATCTAAGCTGGGTCGCACGAAAACATGATCTACCAACACGGTTCATTGAGCTTGCTGGAGAGATCAACACCAGCATGCCTGAATATGTCATCGACAAAACAATTGCAGCGTTGAACGATTATCGCAAGCCAGTCAAAGGCAGTAAGATTTGTATTCTTGGAATAGCCTATAAACGGGATGTCGATGACCCACGTGAAAGCCCCGCATTTGAGTTACTCGAACTACTCGCCGAAAGAGGTGCCGATCTAAGCTACCACGACCCGCACGTACCTACGCTACCTAGAATGCGAAACTACGATGTTCCCGATATGAGTAGCAGTAGTCTCACTGATGGCTTCCTGGCTCAGCAAGACTGTGTGATCATTGTCACTGATCACAGTTCTGTTGATTATGAGCATTTAGTGAAACACACAGATCTCATTGTCGACACTCGCAATGCCTTGGCAGGCGTCGAGGTGGCCGGAGCCAGAATTGTCAAAGCGTAA
- a CDS encoding SDR family oxidoreductase: MTKYLVTGGAGFIGSHITSALVSQGNAVTVFDDFSTGKIQNLEHMEGKIEVARGSLLDKPLLRNAMQGADVVYHQAALASVPRSVANPSATHEACATGTLYVLEVAKELGIRRVIYAGSSSAYGNQPFASKRESDLPSPLSPYAVAKLCGEYYLRAFTNTYGLETVGIRYFNVFGPRQDPDSEYSAVIPKFVTAMLRGKAPTIYGDGLQSRDFTYIDNVVKANLAAASAKDASGKVMNVACGQQATLLDLVDVINKVLGTTIEPTFAEARAGDVRESLADITLARSILGYEPVVTFEEGLRRSIEYYRTLIA; encoded by the coding sequence ATGACTAAATACCTCGTTACCGGTGGAGCCGGATTTATTGGCTCTCACATCACATCAGCGTTGGTATCACAAGGCAACGCTGTTACCGTGTTCGATGACTTCAGTACGGGTAAGATTCAAAACCTCGAACATATGGAAGGCAAAATTGAAGTCGCCCGCGGATCGTTGCTCGATAAACCCCTTCTTCGAAACGCGATGCAAGGTGCGGATGTAGTCTACCATCAGGCCGCATTGGCTTCGGTGCCTCGCAGTGTCGCGAATCCATCAGCGACTCATGAAGCCTGTGCAACAGGCACTCTCTATGTGCTTGAGGTGGCCAAGGAACTAGGAATTCGTCGAGTAATCTATGCCGGCTCAAGCAGCGCGTACGGCAATCAGCCCTTTGCGTCAAAACGCGAATCGGATCTACCATCTCCTCTCTCGCCTTACGCGGTAGCCAAGTTATGTGGCGAATACTATCTTCGGGCTTTTACCAACACATATGGGCTCGAAACAGTCGGCATTCGGTACTTCAATGTGTTTGGTCCCCGCCAGGATCCCGATAGTGAGTACTCGGCGGTCATTCCCAAATTCGTTACCGCGATGTTACGGGGTAAGGCACCTACGATCTATGGAGATGGTTTGCAATCACGAGATTTCACCTACATTGACAATGTCGTGAAGGCCAATTTAGCTGCCGCTTCGGCCAAAGACGCTAGCGGCAAGGTGATGAACGTAGCATGCGGACAACAAGCCACGCTACTTGATCTAGTTGATGTCATAAACAAAGTTCTTGGGACGACGATCGAACCGACCTTTGCTGAAGCTCGAGCCGGCGATGTTCGAGAGAGCCTAGCCGATATTACTCTCGCTCGTTCCATCCTCGGCTATGAACCAGTGGTTACGTTTGAAGAAGGGCTCCGTCGGTCGATCGAGTATTATCGAACTCTTATTGCCTAG